The DNA sequence AACAATCAGATGCCATGAAAGATCAGTTGTACCAAATCTTTCAGATGCTATAGTGCAGAACAGGAACTAGCAATGTATATCAAGCATTTAGCTGTCAGGTAATCACCCACCTTAATGTGAATTATAAAGAACcatttcaaccaaaaggccagACAATTACCCCATCTCCTGCATCAAGTTCAGCTTGCCTTTTCTGAAGTTCCTCTCGTTGTTCTGTAAAATTTATATACTGGTCAAGCGCTTTCTTGTTTACATGACTGAACTGCTGCAGTTGATCATTGCACCAGTGCAACGCTTTATGCAATTCTTTGATTTTCCTCCTTTTGTAAGTAAGAAGGTGCAATAAAGTTAGCTAAAACCAAACTATAGAGATAACAACAAACTGCAAGGAAATAACCTATAACTGTAACAGCACATATCTTCTGCATTATTTAAAATATGGCAGATTTCTTAatcatttaaaagaaaattaaaaaaataaaaataaaaactttatttatgtcccaaaattgaaataaaaaagaaatgatcATCAAGAAAAGCCTTACGTCTCAAATGCATCTGATGTCAATGGGCCCAGTTCCCTTATTTTCTTTGTATATTCCTCTTCTTTAgcagaatatatatattttttttactcagCGACTGCTCTAATTCTTTTGTTTCTTCCTGAAGTTTTCTTTCATATTCATCCTCCAAAGACTGCAGACCATAGTCATCATTATTGATGAAGCAAAAACTACTCTAGCCAGCAATCAATCTATAAAATTGTGTTTAGTTCTGAGAACAGGACAAAACAAAACACGGAAAACAAGACACTAAAGACAGAGACACAAaaattgttcttatattttgtttagtGATAGATTAGAACAAATTACAAAAGTCCAATTTACTCTCATTTTTTCCATATAAAAAGTTTaggaagaaaaatataacaataaaaaatataattatgaaaatttgataaaaataaggaaagaaaaaatagaaaataaattgtgTCTCTTGTTAGGATCAGGaaggacacaaaatacactaattcagtgtctctggacaaATCTTATTTGCCAATCATGATTTTGTGTCTTTGTGTCCCTGTTTCAGTGTTCCGTGcctgtaaacaaacgcagcctaagaaGACTACATACCTTCAACTTATTGATTTCTTCTTTGATCTGTTTAATTTCCTTTGATCGTGCACTTATACTATCAGAGACTCCTGAGAAAGATAGTGTTGTCAACCATGGAATTATAATGTTTcttcaaaacatcaagaaaacaaaaGATTAAATGGAAGTCTCACTTCTAAGCTGCTCCGTTGCATCATCAACTAACAATTTAGCATCGCTAAGTTCCTGCGCCTTCAATCCAGCATCTACACCCAGAGTGTCATCATCAGCAGATGATATTACAGCTTCCAACTCTCGCTTTCTTCTCCTCAGGTTTGTTGTTAGATTAGTTTCCAGCTCCGCTTTCCGTGCTTCCGTCTGCTTGTATAATATAGAAATATAATATAGAAAATATAATAACACCTTTTTTGAAAGTGCCTTAGAAATCAATTGCTTCTGCTTGTTAGCATTTGCAATGTCCTGCTTAAATTGTTCCAATTCTGATTTTCCATGAGCACACTCAGCCTCAATCTTCTGCTGCTCGGAAACAAGTTCAGTGATCTTTTGGTCTATCTGTGAGGTTAGTTCAGTGGAAAGAAAACTATTGGAGGTTGGAAACAAATATACCATGACAAAGAAAAGCATGTGCATTGAAAATACATAGGTGTCACTATAAAAGTTTCAACAAAATATAGAGCAAAATAATTATCTAAGCAAAATCAATCATTGTCAACaaacaacaaaattaataataataatacaaaaaaaaaatcgatgAATTTAGGTAATAAGAgttcaaaaatcattaaaatcCACTTAAGGGCTATGGAACAAACTAAGTGCAGTCACACACGAGTTGTCCAACTACTCacccggggggggggggggatccaGATATAATCTTATTTTCTAAAACTTGCTTGACAAAGGTCTTTACAATTTTGTACACCTATCCACCTTCATCCACTAAATCATTACTCTAAGAAAGCAACATGACACTCTTATTAGGTATCATATATtgctatttaatttaataatcaaacgtgtcacatgacactcttattaaaattgagagaaaatattttttttcaaaattaataaactcctttcctaaattctctcatctatctctttctatttttctatttctctctactatttttactctatatataattatattttatattagtaatttgacaaatcaaaatatgtcatccaatatttttttacaattaaattattttaaatgtaaaactatacacattaaattattttaaattttagataacgaatgtttaaattaattattaataaaaaattagactttttcatataaaaataataactaaaaatcttattatttaattttttatctgcagATATCTTGATCTTCTTAACCAAAGATTTTTGTCAACTTAcgacttttttgtaaaagtagtttgattttataaatcttttgtgccatgcatagtttatactgttagaacaaagtgaactataatttaaaaaaaaaattattctcataatgttattatggataaaaatactagttctaatataatacacaaatgcactaatgctaacttaatacatgaataatgcacaaatgaactaatgctaacttgatgcataaatgaactcatgctaactaatgccacttgtatgatgaaaactgaactaatgcaatttaacaaattctaatataatacacaaactgaactaatgcaatttaagaaaaaaaaaaagtagaaacagaacaagcccaatttctgcaattttaatacaaataatttaaattgtagaatacaacaagttaactaggtttcaaaatacaagcataattttataaactaaattctcataatagaaacataatagaagtataatgaactaaattctcaaggacctatttgtccttcgaactttatttgcaaaatgacgtcaatgacttatttgtccttcgaactttattccccttccagcgtggcaccgtaacggacacctggatactgtttcagccacgtcagccagttccatttggtgtatgagaggcaaatagacggaaggactaaattgttctccgtttgttaaagtcaggacttttttgtatttaaattttgttagagatgtatttgtcaaaaatttaaaaagtcaaaGACCTATTTGTCCTTATTAAAGAATATCTTGCAGGGCAGATCTAACTTTCATCAATTCCTCCTCTTTTGAGTGAATTTCATCTTCATTTTGCTTAATGATATTCATAAACTTCAATTTTGATCGTCTGTGATCATAAAATCCTCCCGTCATACTACCTTTCTTGCTAACTTGATCACCTGTAATGAAGCACACAGCTTATAGTCAAAGGCAAAACACACAGCCAGGCCATATCATGTAGACAAGCCATGTAAAGCATTTCCACACCAACCATCCAGTGTTATGCAGTCAAGACCATCAGTCCTGGCAACCCTTGATGCCACATCCAAATTCTTGCACACAACCGTTCGGGCAAATAC is a window from the Arachis hypogaea cultivar Tifrunner chromosome 17, arahy.Tifrunner.gnm2.J5K5, whole genome shotgun sequence genome containing:
- the LOC112764846 gene encoding structural maintenance of chromosomes protein 3; this encodes MHMLFFVMVYLFPTSNSFLSTELTSQIDQKITELVSEQQKIEAECAHGKSELEQFKQDIANANKQKQLISKALSKKVLLYFLYYISILYKQTEARKAELETNLTTNLRRRKRELEAVISSADDDTLGVDAGLKAQELSDAKLLVDDATEQLRRVSDSISARSKEIKQIKEEINKLKSLEDEYERKLQEETKELEQSLSKKNIYILLKKRNIQRK
- the LOC112764845 gene encoding structural maintenance of chromosomes protein 3, with protein sequence MQFKQLIPCDVENDDTSTQIIRHLNAHKGGRVTFIPLNRVRAPRITYPQSSDVIPLLKKLNFKHDYNPAFSQVFARTVVCKNLDVASRVARTDGLDCITLDGDQVSKKGSMTGGFYDHRRSKLKFMNIIKQNEDEIHSKEEELMKVRSALQDIL